The Nitrospiraceae bacterium genome includes a region encoding these proteins:
- a CDS encoding SDR family oxidoreductase: protein MRVMVTGHKGFIGTVMVPMLRSAGHEVVGLDSDLYRNSTYGSAPAPVPEIIKDIRDVEKEDLQDLDAVVHLAALSNDLLGDIDPQMTYDINHLASVRLAEMAREVGISRYVFASSCSSYGAAGDNILNESAEFNPVTPYAISKVRVEQDVKQLADSDFSPTFMRNGTAYGVSPRIRFDVVLNNLLAWAFTTGKVHLKSDGTPWRPIVHIEDISRAVLAALSAPRELVHNEAFNVGLNAENYQIKQLAEIVLKTIPDCQLGFAADAGGDKRNYRVDFSKYKSTFPDHPLQWNARSGAENIYQSFRSIGLNADDYEGPKYKRISQLKHLLETGQLDDTMRWKLGST from the coding sequence ATGAGAGTAATGGTCACTGGCCATAAAGGATTTATCGGGACGGTGATGGTGCCGATGTTAAGGTCCGCTGGTCATGAGGTGGTTGGCCTCGATAGTGATCTCTATCGAAACAGCACGTACGGTAGTGCTCCAGCCCCCGTTCCAGAGATTATCAAGGACATACGTGATGTTGAGAAGGAGGATCTTCAGGATTTGGACGCCGTTGTTCATCTCGCCGCATTATCCAATGACTTGCTTGGCGATATCGATCCTCAAATGACTTACGACATAAACCATCTCGCGAGTGTTCGTCTGGCTGAGATGGCTAGAGAGGTCGGTATTTCCCGATATGTTTTCGCTTCTTCTTGCAGTAGCTACGGAGCTGCGGGAGATAACATTCTTAATGAATCTGCAGAATTCAATCCAGTAACGCCTTATGCAATCTCAAAAGTCCGAGTCGAACAGGATGTCAAGCAACTCGCGGATTCCGATTTCAGTCCGACGTTCATGCGTAATGGAACGGCTTATGGAGTTTCACCACGAATTCGTTTTGATGTCGTGCTGAATAATCTTTTGGCCTGGGCGTTTACCACAGGGAAAGTACATCTCAAAAGCGATGGAACACCCTGGCGCCCTATTGTGCACATCGAAGATATCTCGCGTGCAGTTCTGGCTGCCTTATCGGCACCGCGCGAATTGGTTCATAACGAGGCTTTTAATGTCGGCTTAAATGCCGAAAACTATCAGATTAAGCAGCTCGCAGAAATAGTGCTAAAAACGATTCCTGACTGTCAATTAGGGTTTGCAGCGGATGCTGGAGGTGACAAGCGGAATTATCGTGTAGATTTTTCAAAGTACAAATCTACATTCCCGGATCATCCGTTGCAATGGAATGCACGAAGCGGTGCGGAAAATATCTATCAGTCTTTTCGAAGTATAGGCCTCAATGCTGACGATTACGAAGGCCCCAAATACAAACGAATTTCTCAGCTCAAACATCTACTCGAAACTGGTCAGTTAGATGACACTATGCGATGGAAGTTAGGATCAACGTGA
- a CDS encoding DUF4910 domain-containing protein, whose amino-acid sequence MNPRPSDKLLEGGRGEQMHALMRELFPLHRSQTGTGVRQTLQLLQSIVPLKVHEVDSGTPVFGWTVPNEWTIRDAWISNAQGKRLVDYQRNNLHVVAYSQGIRETMTFAKLQPFLHSLPEHPDWIPYRTKYFQEGWGFCLSDSQLDQFRQAGPDAEYEVCIDADLRPGSLSYGELFLPGETDEQVLFSTHTCHPSLANDNLSGIVVAAFFAAQLHQTRQRLSYRFLFLPGTIGPITWLAMNRETIPRIHHGLVLACLGDAGPMTYKRSRQGKAAIDQAVELVLRDRGAQHEIREFSPTGFDERQYCSPGFNLPVGRLTRTAEGEFAEYHSSSDNLELVRPEYLENSLECCMEIFAALEANILYQNQHPWCEPRLGSAGLYDTYGSENPKRAVMQEAAQWILSFSDQNHSLLDIAQRSGLPLAEMREAAEKLVACNLILPCNKSQV is encoded by the coding sequence ATGAACCCTCGACCGTCAGACAAACTTCTCGAGGGCGGACGCGGTGAACAGATGCACGCGCTGATGCGGGAATTGTTTCCTCTGCATCGTAGCCAAACAGGGACTGGTGTGCGGCAGACACTCCAGCTGTTACAAAGCATTGTTCCGCTGAAAGTACATGAAGTCGATTCGGGAACTCCCGTTTTCGGGTGGACTGTACCCAACGAGTGGACAATTCGAGACGCCTGGATTAGTAACGCACAAGGCAAACGTTTGGTCGATTATCAACGCAACAATTTGCACGTGGTGGCATACAGTCAGGGAATCCGAGAAACAATGACTTTCGCTAAGCTGCAACCTTTTTTGCACTCGCTGCCGGAGCATCCTGACTGGATTCCATACCGCACGAAGTATTTTCAAGAGGGCTGGGGATTTTGCTTGAGCGACTCTCAGCTTGATCAATTCCGTCAAGCAGGCCCAGATGCTGAGTATGAAGTATGCATTGACGCCGATTTGCGGCCCGGATCTCTTAGCTATGGTGAACTGTTTCTACCGGGCGAAACGGACGAGCAGGTGCTTTTCTCGACGCACACTTGCCACCCATCGCTGGCCAACGACAATCTGTCGGGAATCGTAGTGGCCGCGTTTTTTGCAGCTCAGCTGCATCAGACTCGGCAGCGGCTTTCATATCGATTCCTATTTCTCCCAGGGACGATCGGTCCGATCACTTGGCTAGCGATGAATCGGGAGACAATCCCTCGCATCCACCATGGGTTGGTGTTGGCCTGCCTTGGTGATGCGGGTCCTATGACGTATAAGCGGAGCCGGCAGGGTAAGGCTGCAATCGATCAGGCCGTCGAACTGGTGTTACGCGACCGAGGTGCCCAGCACGAGATTAGGGAATTTTCACCGACTGGCTTCGATGAGCGACAGTACTGCTCGCCCGGCTTCAACCTACCGGTCGGTCGGTTGACGCGAACAGCGGAGGGTGAATTCGCCGAGTATCATAGCTCGAGTGACAATCTAGAACTTGTCCGACCAGAATATCTGGAGAACTCGCTTGAATGCTGCATGGAGATCTTTGCGGCTTTAGAGGCAAACATCCTATACCAAAACCAACACCCTTGGTGCGAGCCGCGATTGGGGTCAGCCGGTTTGTACGATACGTACGGTAGCGAGAATCCTAAAAGGGCGGTAATGCAGGAGGCGGCGCAATGGATATTGAGTTTTTCCGATCAAAACCATTCGTTGCTTGATATTGCCCAACGAAGCGGTCTCCCGCTGGCTGAGATGCGCGAGGCTGCTGAGAAACTGGTAGCCTGCAATTTGATCCTCCCATGCAACAAGTCTCAAGTCTGA